A section of the Corvus hawaiiensis isolate bCorHaw1 chromosome 14, bCorHaw1.pri.cur, whole genome shotgun sequence genome encodes:
- the TRMT12 gene encoding tRNA wybutosine-synthesizing protein 2 homolog isoform X1, giving the protein MAVPALATERRFAQRLRECLEEEQLLDGRYQLQQGPGRRVALPVLEEKLSQLRLPPEVPCERVWIQGPVPSRAARRRTPAQKLRDELRRLLGGTWSEELERDVPHAWQRHGDLVLLSEDSFQAPPWERLGEGEQGLPAPVLPAGLLPAFPSLPGRLRCRLGALGDGRRSFGGPAGGQARTGDAGWDADPQRNPAAGPGWLGGARGQRDQVGRSRRMRLVWEGTALTISAGSSRYTFDVTKCMFSPGNITEKLRVASLPCSGEVLVDLFAGIGYFTLPFLVHAGAAFVHACEWNSHAVEALHRTLVLNGVQDRCHIHAGDSRQLELRDVADRVNLGLIPSSEGGWPVACRVLKKDTGGVLHIHHNVETPPAPAPPQAPALPAERGSPEATGSGGEAQHPTEDGGKEMLGARLRPEWQRWAEATATRIQGMLAELHGRPWRTSILHIEAVKSYAPHVHHLVLDLECRPVLPV; this is encoded by the exons ATGGCTGTCCCTGCGCTGGCCACGGAGCGGAGGTTCGCCCAGCGCCTCAG GGAATGCCTGGAAGAGGAGCAGCTCTTGGACGGGCGTtaccagctgcagcaggggccgGGGCGCCGCGTGGcgctgcctgtgctggaggagaagctctCCCAGCTCCGCCTGCCCCCGGAGGTGCCCTGTGAGCGGGTCTGGATCCAG GGCCCTGTCCCCTCCAGGGCCGCCCGCCGCCGGACGCCTGCCCAGAAGCTGCGGGATGAGCTGCGGCGGCTGCTGGGCGGCACCTGGTCGGAGGAGCTGGAGCGGGATGTGCCCCACGCCTGGCAGAGGCACGGGGACCTGGTCCTGCTGAGCGAGGACAGCTTCCAGGCTCCGCCGTGGGAGCGGCTGGGTGAGGGAGAGCAGGGTCTGCCTGCCCCGGTCCTGCCCGCGGGGCTGCTGCCCGCATTTCCCAGTCTGCCGGGACGGCTGCGTTGCAGGCTCGGCGCTCTGGGAGACGGTCGCCGCAGCTTTGGGGGCCCGGCGGGTGGCCAGGCGAGGACGGGTGATGCCGGATGGGATGCGGACCCCCAGCGTAACCCTGCTGCTGGGCCAGGATGGCTGGGTGGAGCACGTGGACAACGGGATCAGGTAGGCAGGAGCCGCAGGATGCGGCTGGTGTGGGAAGGGACTGCCCTCACCATCTCGGCGGGGTCTTCCAGGTACACCTTTGACGTGACCAAGTGCATGTTCTCCCCGGGCAACATCACAGAGAAGCTGCGTGTggcctcactgccctgctccGGGGAGGTCCTGGTGGATCTCTTCGCAG GCATTGGCTATTTCACACTGCCATTCCTGGTTCACGCGGGAGCCGCCTTTGTCCATGCCTGTGAGTGGAACAGCCATGCCGTGgaggccctgcacaggaccctGGTACTGAACGGGGTGCAAGATCGCTGCCACATCCACGCTGGGGACAGCCGGCAG ctggagctgcgGGACGTCGCAGACAGGGTGAACCTGGGGCTGATTCCCAGCTCGGAGGGAGGCTGGCCGGTGGCCTGCCGCGTCCTGAAGAAGGACACGGGTGGGGTTCTCCACATCCACCACAATGTGGAGACTCcccccgcgccggccccgccgcaggCCCCGGCCCTGCCGGCTGAGCGGGGCTCTCCAGAGGCAACTGGCTCTGGGGGAGAGGCACAGCACCCAACGGAGGATGGTGGGAAGGAGATGCTGGGCGCCAGGCTCAGACCCGAGTGGCAGAGGTGGGCTGAAGCCACGGCCACACGGATCCAGGGgatgctggcagagctgcatgGGCGGCCGTGGCGCACCAGCATCCTGCACATCGAGGCAGTGAAGTCCTACGCACCACACGTGCATCACCTCGTGCTGGACCTTGAGTGCCGGCCAGTGCTGCCTGTATAG
- the TRMT12 gene encoding tRNA wybutosine-synthesizing protein 2 homolog isoform X2: protein MAVPALATERRFAQRLRECLEEEQLLDGRYQLQQGPGRRVALPVLEEKLSQLRLPPEVPCERVWIQGPVPSRAARRRTPAQKLRDELRRLLGGTWSEELERDVPHAWQRHGDLVLLSEDSFQAPPWERLGSALWETVAAALGARRVARRGRVMPDGMRTPSVTLLLGQDGWVEHVDNGIRYTFDVTKCMFSPGNITEKLRVASLPCSGEVLVDLFAGIGYFTLPFLVHAGAAFVHACEWNSHAVEALHRTLVLNGVQDRCHIHAGDSRQLELRDVADRVNLGLIPSSEGGWPVACRVLKKDTGGVLHIHHNVETPPAPAPPQAPALPAERGSPEATGSGGEAQHPTEDGGKEMLGARLRPEWQRWAEATATRIQGMLAELHGRPWRTSILHIEAVKSYAPHVHHLVLDLECRPVLPV from the exons ATGGCTGTCCCTGCGCTGGCCACGGAGCGGAGGTTCGCCCAGCGCCTCAG GGAATGCCTGGAAGAGGAGCAGCTCTTGGACGGGCGTtaccagctgcagcaggggccgGGGCGCCGCGTGGcgctgcctgtgctggaggagaagctctCCCAGCTCCGCCTGCCCCCGGAGGTGCCCTGTGAGCGGGTCTGGATCCAG GGCCCTGTCCCCTCCAGGGCCGCCCGCCGCCGGACGCCTGCCCAGAAGCTGCGGGATGAGCTGCGGCGGCTGCTGGGCGGCACCTGGTCGGAGGAGCTGGAGCGGGATGTGCCCCACGCCTGGCAGAGGCACGGGGACCTGGTCCTGCTGAGCGAGGACAGCTTCCAGGCTCCGCCGTGGGAGCGGCTGG GCTCGGCGCTCTGGGAGACGGTCGCCGCAGCTTTGGGGGCCCGGCGGGTGGCCAGGCGAGGACGGGTGATGCCGGATGGGATGCGGACCCCCAGCGTAACCCTGCTGCTGGGCCAGGATGGCTGGGTGGAGCACGTGGACAACGGGATCAG GTACACCTTTGACGTGACCAAGTGCATGTTCTCCCCGGGCAACATCACAGAGAAGCTGCGTGTggcctcactgccctgctccGGGGAGGTCCTGGTGGATCTCTTCGCAG GCATTGGCTATTTCACACTGCCATTCCTGGTTCACGCGGGAGCCGCCTTTGTCCATGCCTGTGAGTGGAACAGCCATGCCGTGgaggccctgcacaggaccctGGTACTGAACGGGGTGCAAGATCGCTGCCACATCCACGCTGGGGACAGCCGGCAG ctggagctgcgGGACGTCGCAGACAGGGTGAACCTGGGGCTGATTCCCAGCTCGGAGGGAGGCTGGCCGGTGGCCTGCCGCGTCCTGAAGAAGGACACGGGTGGGGTTCTCCACATCCACCACAATGTGGAGACTCcccccgcgccggccccgccgcaggCCCCGGCCCTGCCGGCTGAGCGGGGCTCTCCAGAGGCAACTGGCTCTGGGGGAGAGGCACAGCACCCAACGGAGGATGGTGGGAAGGAGATGCTGGGCGCCAGGCTCAGACCCGAGTGGCAGAGGTGGGCTGAAGCCACGGCCACACGGATCCAGGGgatgctggcagagctgcatgGGCGGCCGTGGCGCACCAGCATCCTGCACATCGAGGCAGTGAAGTCCTACGCACCACACGTGCATCACCTCGTGCTGGACCTTGAGTGCCGGCCAGTGCTGCCTGTATAG